A single window of Modestobacter italicus DNA harbors:
- a CDS encoding TfoX/Sxy family protein, which yields MTYDRELADRVRAALSAEPGVTEKAMFGGLAFLVDGSLAVAASGKGGLMVRCDPARADELTAADGVARMVMRGKEMDGWLRVTDDVVDDEDALRRWVAVGRDVARQKDPLAPHRSHARGGPLRGGRSITSP from the coding sequence ATGACCTACGACCGGGAGCTCGCCGACCGGGTCCGCGCCGCGCTGTCGGCCGAGCCGGGCGTGACGGAGAAGGCGATGTTCGGCGGGCTGGCGTTCCTGGTCGACGGGTCGCTCGCGGTGGCCGCCAGCGGGAAGGGCGGGCTGATGGTGCGCTGCGATCCCGCCCGGGCCGACGAGCTCACCGCCGCCGACGGCGTCGCGCGCATGGTCATGCGGGGCAAGGAGATGGACGGCTGGCTGCGGGTCACCGACGACGTCGTGGACGACGAGGACGCCCTCCGCCGCTGGGTGGCCGTCGGCCGCGACGTCGCCCGGCAGAAGGACCCCCTCGCCCCCCACCGCTCGCACGCTCGCGGCGGGCCCCTGCGAGGGGGCCGCTCCATCACGTCACCTTGA
- a CDS encoding MFS transporter — translation MSRIGEVVAPARLGSGFRWLLASSWTSNLGDGIALAAGPLLVASMTDDAFLVALAATVQWLPPLLFGLLAGALTDRLDRRLIVATVDLCRAVVLAVLTLTVATDAVSIVAVLAALFVLATAEVFADNSAQTLLPMLVVRSDLAVANSRMHTGFVTVNQLAGPPLGAALFTVGAAWALGVQALVVLLGAVLVTRVVLPPREPYAGPRRALRHDITEGLRWVRHHAAVRTLVLTITIFNVTFGAAWSVLVLYATERLGLGEIGFGLVTTVSAAGGVAGTLAYGWITRRVSLGDLMRIGLVIETLTHLALALTSSPWVALPVFFVFGAHAFVWGTTSITVRQRAVPQPLQGRVGSVNLVGVFGGLVVGSAIGGVLAQHAGVTAPFWFAFAGSAVFVVLIWRSLRHVAHADELPAPA, via the coding sequence GTGAGCCGCATCGGTGAGGTCGTCGCGCCGGCCCGGCTCGGCAGCGGGTTCCGCTGGCTGCTCGCCTCGTCCTGGACGTCGAACCTGGGCGACGGGATCGCGCTGGCGGCGGGCCCGCTGCTGGTCGCCTCGATGACCGACGACGCCTTCCTGGTCGCCCTGGCCGCCACCGTGCAGTGGCTCCCGCCGCTGCTGTTCGGCCTGCTCGCCGGGGCGCTGACCGACCGGCTGGACCGCCGGCTCATCGTGGCGACCGTCGACCTGTGCCGGGCCGTCGTCCTGGCGGTCCTGACGCTGACCGTGGCGACCGACGCGGTGTCCATCGTCGCGGTGCTCGCGGCGCTGTTCGTGCTGGCCACCGCCGAGGTCTTCGCCGACAACAGCGCGCAGACGCTGCTGCCCATGCTGGTCGTCCGCAGCGACCTCGCGGTGGCCAACTCGCGGATGCATACCGGCTTCGTCACGGTCAACCAGCTCGCCGGCCCGCCGCTGGGCGCCGCCCTGTTCACCGTCGGTGCGGCCTGGGCGCTGGGCGTGCAGGCGCTGGTCGTGCTGCTCGGGGCGGTGCTGGTGACCCGGGTCGTGCTCCCGCCGCGCGAGCCCTACGCCGGGCCGCGGCGGGCGCTGCGGCACGACATCACCGAGGGGCTGCGCTGGGTGCGGCACCACGCCGCCGTCCGGACCCTCGTGCTGACCATCACCATCTTCAACGTCACCTTCGGCGCGGCCTGGTCGGTGCTGGTCCTCTACGCCACCGAGCGGCTCGGCCTCGGCGAGATCGGGTTCGGCCTGGTGACCACGGTCAGCGCGGCCGGCGGGGTGGCCGGGACGCTGGCCTACGGCTGGATCACCCGGCGGGTCAGCCTCGGCGACCTGATGCGGATCGGCCTGGTCATCGAGACGCTCACCCACCTGGCGCTGGCGCTCACCTCCAGCCCGTGGGTGGCGCTGCCGGTGTTCTTCGTCTTCGGCGCGCACGCCTTCGTCTGGGGGACGACGTCGATCACCGTGCGGCAGCGCGCCGTGCCGCAGCCGCTGCAGGGCCGGGTGGGCAGCGTGAACCTGGTGGGCGTCTTCGGCGGCCTGGTGGTCGGCTCCGCGATCGGCGGGGTGCTCGCCCAGCACGCCGGGGTCACCGCCCCGTTCTGGTTCGCCTTCGCCGGCTCGGCGGTGTTCGTGGTGCTCATCTGGCGCTCGCTGCGGCACGTCGCGCACGCCGACGAGCTGCCGGCGCCGGCCTGA
- a CDS encoding MerR family transcriptional regulator — MSWTVGELARLAGITVRTLHHYDRIGLVRPSERTSAGYRSYDGRDLDRLQQVLVYRELGFPLEEVATLLDDPDADPAAHLRRQHRLLRDRLERTQAMVAAVEKEMEARQMGISLTPEERFEVFGERDPAQYDAEVEERWGDTEAWAQSRRRTSAYTKDDWLRITTEAAGVEQRFAEALRSGVPADAATALDLAEEHRQHISRWFYDCPPEMHAGLGRMYVEDPRFTAHYDDIAPGLAQYVSTAVQANAARQG, encoded by the coding sequence ATGAGCTGGACGGTGGGTGAGCTGGCCCGGCTGGCCGGGATCACGGTGCGCACGCTGCACCACTACGACCGGATCGGGCTGGTCCGGCCCAGCGAGCGCACGTCGGCGGGCTACCGCAGCTACGACGGGCGCGACCTGGACCGGCTGCAGCAGGTGCTGGTCTACCGCGAGCTCGGGTTCCCCCTCGAGGAGGTCGCGACCCTGCTGGACGACCCCGACGCCGACCCCGCGGCGCACCTGCGCCGGCAGCACCGACTGCTGCGGGACCGGCTCGAGCGCACCCAGGCGATGGTCGCGGCCGTCGAGAAGGAGATGGAGGCACGGCAGATGGGGATCTCCCTGACCCCGGAGGAGCGGTTCGAGGTGTTCGGCGAGCGCGACCCGGCGCAGTACGACGCCGAGGTCGAGGAGCGCTGGGGCGACACCGAGGCCTGGGCGCAGTCGCGGCGGCGCACGTCGGCGTACACCAAGGACGACTGGCTGCGGATCACGACCGAGGCCGCCGGCGTCGAGCAGCGGTTCGCCGAGGCGCTGCGGTCCGGCGTCCCGGCCGACGCGGCGACCGCGCTGGACCTGGCCGAGGAGCACCGGCAGCACATCAGCCGCTGGTTCTACGACTGCCCGCCGGAGATGCACGCGGGGCTCGGCCGGATGTACGTCGAGGACCCGCGGTTCACCGCGCACTACGACGACATCGCCCCGGGCCTGGCGCAGTACGTGAGCACCGCCGTCCAGGCCAACGCCGCCCGGCAGGGCTGA
- a CDS encoding haloalkane dehalogenase: MADRSPVPAEDPFPRSRVRLGEQEMAYVDVGTGDPIVFLHGNPTSSYLWRNVIPHVQHLGRCLAPDLIGMGESSKLADPAPGSYSFAFHAGYLARFLEHVEATERVTFVLHDWGSALGFDWAAQHPTAVRGIAFTEAIVKPLLWADWPQDAKRVFQAMRGPDGERKVLDENVFVEKVLPASVLRGLSAEAHDRYRAPFRAREDRWPTLEWPRQIPIQHEPPDVHDVVDRYGQWLAHSDVPKLFVNAEPGSILVGRQRTVVRRWPALTEVTVPAAHFVPEDAPDELGAALASWLPTLPTPRA, encoded by the coding sequence ATGGCCGACCGCTCGCCCGTGCCCGCCGAGGACCCCTTCCCCCGATCGCGCGTGCGCCTGGGGGAGCAGGAGATGGCCTACGTCGACGTCGGGACCGGCGACCCGATCGTCTTCCTGCACGGCAACCCGACGTCGTCCTACCTGTGGCGCAACGTCATCCCGCACGTGCAGCACCTCGGGCGCTGCCTGGCCCCCGACCTGATCGGCATGGGGGAGTCCAGCAAGCTGGCCGACCCGGCGCCGGGCAGCTACTCCTTCGCGTTCCACGCCGGGTACCTCGCCCGGTTCCTGGAGCACGTCGAGGCGACCGAGCGGGTGACGTTCGTGCTGCACGACTGGGGCTCGGCGCTGGGCTTCGACTGGGCCGCCCAGCACCCGACCGCGGTCCGCGGCATCGCGTTCACCGAGGCGATCGTCAAGCCGTTGCTCTGGGCGGACTGGCCGCAGGACGCCAAACGGGTCTTCCAGGCGATGCGGGGGCCCGACGGCGAGCGGAAGGTGCTCGACGAGAACGTGTTCGTGGAGAAGGTGCTGCCGGCGTCGGTGCTGCGCGGGCTGTCCGCCGAGGCGCACGACCGCTACCGGGCGCCGTTCCGGGCGCGGGAGGACCGCTGGCCCACGCTGGAGTGGCCGCGGCAGATCCCCATCCAGCACGAGCCGCCGGACGTGCACGACGTCGTCGACCGGTACGGCCAGTGGCTGGCGCACTCCGACGTCCCGAAGCTGTTCGTCAACGCCGAGCCGGGGTCGATCCTGGTCGGCCGGCAGCGGACCGTCGTCCGGCGCTGGCCGGCGCTCACCGAGGTCACCGTGCCGGCGGCGCACTTCGTGCCGGAGGACGCACCCGACGAGCTCGGCGCCGCCCTCGCGTCCTGGCTCCCGACCCTGCCGACGCCCCGGGCATAG
- a CDS encoding GGDEF domain-containing protein: MDAIRLEESQDVLVQSAAVVAAQRQFAQRLRQRTVPDPLTGLPVRSLLVDRLELALAAAGPQSGRLAVLCCALDGIGSLEDQHGPAVADAARAEAARRLVAAVRQGDVVARTSAQTFVLLCPGIGAATDAQRLAERVARAFDQPLQPVPGVRALLRLSAGVALSGRASSPESLLAAADEALRSVRQA; this comes from the coding sequence ATGGACGCCATCAGGCTCGAGGAGTCCCAGGACGTGCTGGTGCAGAGCGCGGCGGTCGTCGCCGCGCAGCGCCAGTTCGCCCAGCGCCTGCGTCAGCGGACGGTGCCGGACCCGCTGACCGGCCTCCCGGTACGCAGCCTGCTCGTCGACCGGCTGGAGCTGGCCCTGGCCGCCGCCGGTCCGCAGAGCGGGCGGCTCGCCGTCCTCTGCTGCGCCCTGGACGGCATCGGCTCGCTGGAGGACCAGCACGGCCCGGCCGTCGCCGACGCGGCGCGCGCCGAGGCCGCCCGCCGGCTGGTCGCCGCGGTGCGCCAGGGCGACGTCGTCGCCCGGACCAGCGCGCAGACCTTCGTCCTGCTCTGCCCCGGGATCGGGGCCGCTACCGACGCCCAGCGCCTCGCCGAGCGCGTCGCGCGGGCCTTCGACCAGCCGCTGCAGCCCGTCCCCGGCGTCCGCGCCCTGCTCCGGCTGAGCGCCGGGGTGGCGCTGTCCGGCCGCGCCTCGTCCCCGGAGTCGCTGCTCGCGGCGGCCGACGAGGCGCTGCGCTCCGTCCGGCAGGCATAG
- a CDS encoding sensor domain-containing diguanylate cyclase has translation MSSRTPGLLDDDGNDVTTLQGTDALPLHLDAVATAASLLRSTGTAVLDLDTAPADAELEAVVRVATAVSGMPMATINLLDTASQVQLASQGFDRLVTPRAESLCDRALRVGGVFHAADLRADPRFTDSPWVDGRRDRVRGYAMVPLQLSDALVGTLCVQSREVHQLTDGQLERLADLGHVVVALLERHRHSQETAGLARASEAARAELAAAHAELSAARAFDTALLESLPVAVAAVDAEGRITAFNRVSRLWHGSDGDPTLTPQDLPQRYALRTVDGDLLPPEEVPLIRLLREGRLEDVQITIAPDGLPARLVSCSGDAVRDPAGRLLGAVVTMVDITAQRQLEGRLRAAALHDPLTGLPNRSLLVDRLQLALATAARSGDPLAVLYCDLDGFKAVNDGWGHAAGDAVLVEAAGRLSAAVRPGDTVARIGGDEFVLVCPDVDGPAAAGLLAARVTDALTEPLHSGPGTTHAVGISVGVALSGPGATPETLLTAADEAMYRVKQGRRACR, from the coding sequence GTGAGCAGCCGGACCCCCGGCCTGCTCGACGACGACGGGAACGACGTGACGACGCTGCAGGGCACCGACGCGCTGCCGCTCCACCTGGACGCGGTCGCCACGGCCGCCTCCCTGCTGCGCTCGACGGGCACCGCCGTCCTGGACCTGGACACCGCACCCGCCGACGCCGAGCTCGAGGCGGTCGTGCGGGTGGCGACCGCCGTCTCCGGCATGCCGATGGCGACGATCAACCTGCTCGACACCGCCTCGCAGGTCCAGCTGGCCAGCCAGGGCTTCGACCGCCTGGTCACCCCGCGCGCGGAGTCGCTGTGCGACCGGGCGCTGCGGGTGGGCGGCGTCTTCCACGCCGCGGACCTGCGGGCCGACCCGCGGTTCACCGACAGCCCCTGGGTCGACGGCCGCCGGGACCGGGTCCGCGGCTACGCCATGGTGCCGTTGCAGCTGTCCGACGCCCTGGTCGGCACGCTGTGCGTGCAGTCCCGGGAGGTCCACCAGCTCACCGACGGGCAGCTGGAGCGGCTGGCCGACCTCGGCCACGTCGTCGTCGCGCTGCTCGAGCGCCACCGGCACAGCCAGGAGACCGCGGGGCTGGCTCGGGCGAGCGAGGCCGCGCGGGCCGAGCTGGCCGCGGCCCACGCCGAGCTCAGCGCAGCCCGCGCCTTCGACACCGCCCTGCTGGAGTCCCTGCCCGTGGCGGTCGCCGCGGTGGACGCCGAGGGCCGGATCACCGCCTTCAACCGGGTCAGCCGGCTGTGGCACGGCAGCGACGGCGACCCGACGCTCACCCCGCAGGACCTCCCCCAGCGCTACGCCCTGCGCACCGTCGACGGCGACCTGCTGCCGCCGGAGGAGGTGCCGCTCATCCGGCTGCTCCGCGAGGGCCGGCTGGAGGACGTGCAGATCACCATCGCCCCGGACGGGCTGCCGGCCCGGCTGGTGTCCTGCAGCGGCGACGCGGTGCGCGACCCCGCCGGCCGGCTGCTCGGCGCCGTGGTCACCATGGTCGACATCACCGCCCAGCGGCAGCTGGAGGGCCGGCTGCGCGCGGCCGCCCTGCACGACCCGCTCACCGGCCTGCCCAACCGCAGCCTGCTGGTGGACCGGCTGCAGCTGGCCCTGGCGACCGCGGCGCGCAGCGGCGATCCGCTCGCCGTCCTGTACTGCGACCTGGACGGCTTCAAGGCCGTCAACGACGGCTGGGGGCACGCCGCCGGGGACGCCGTCCTGGTCGAGGCCGCCGGCCGGCTGTCCGCCGCGGTGCGCCCCGGCGACACCGTCGCCCGGATCGGCGGCGACGAGTTCGTGCTGGTGTGCCCGGACGTCGACGGGCCGGCCGCGGCCGGCCTGCTGGCCGCCCGGGTCACCGACGCGCTCACCGAGCCGCTGCACTCCGGGCCGGGGACGACGCACGCCGTGGGCATCAGCGTCGGCGTCGCGCTGTCCGGGCCCGGCGCCACCCCGGAGACCCTGCTCACCGCCGCCGACGAGGCGATGTACCGGGTCAAGCAGGGCCGGCGCGCCTGCCGGTGA
- a CDS encoding TMEM165/GDT1 family protein gives MVLSVVLAAFVLILPVELPDKTLFATLVLATRFPPLPVFVGVGTAFGFQVAIAVTAGSLLALLPGALVSAVVAVLFLTGAVLLWREARKGAQDEEAAAQARENTSFFRAAAISFGVLFAAEWGDLSQLATAGLAARYAEPVSVFVGSWAALLVISGLAAFLGRKLADRLPVALLHRIAAGLFLVFAVVAVIETVRELVG, from the coding sequence GTGGTCCTGTCCGTCGTCCTGGCCGCCTTCGTGCTGATCCTGCCCGTCGAGCTGCCGGACAAGACCCTGTTCGCCACCCTCGTGCTGGCCACCCGGTTCCCGCCGCTGCCGGTCTTCGTCGGCGTCGGCACCGCCTTCGGGTTCCAGGTGGCGATCGCGGTGACCGCGGGCTCGCTGCTCGCGCTGCTGCCCGGGGCGCTGGTCAGCGCCGTCGTCGCCGTGCTGTTCCTGACCGGTGCCGTGCTGCTGTGGCGCGAGGCCCGCAAGGGCGCCCAGGACGAGGAGGCGGCCGCGCAGGCGCGGGAGAACACCTCGTTCTTCCGGGCCGCCGCCATCTCCTTCGGCGTGCTCTTCGCCGCCGAGTGGGGCGACCTCTCCCAGCTGGCCACGGCCGGTCTCGCGGCCCGCTACGCCGAGCCGGTGTCGGTGTTCGTCGGCTCCTGGGCGGCGCTGCTGGTGATCTCCGGGCTCGCCGCCTTCCTCGGCCGCAAGCTCGCCGACCGGCTGCCGGTCGCCCTACTGCACCGCATCGCCGCCGGCCTGTTCCTGGTCTTCGCGGTCGTCGCGGTGATCGAGACCGTCCGCGAGCTGGTCGGCTGA
- the larC gene encoding nickel pincer cofactor biosynthesis protein LarC, giving the protein MTIGWLDLSAGASGDMLLGALVDAGVPLPVLAGAVAALPVEPVRLTVEQVTRHGLGATRVHVHAPASDVHRTWADVRGILAAAALDPVVRDGALGVFERLAVAEGRVHRVPADEVHFHEVGALDALADVVGVVAGFAHLALDRLTASPVALGSGSARGAHGVVPVPGPAVLELLAGLPVVAGPVPAEACTPTGAALLAAHVQEWTTLPAMRVRRVGSGAGGRDPVEHPNVVRLVLGDPVEEPPAAGLLLETNVDDLDPRLWPGVLAELLAAGASDAWLTPILMKKGRPAHTLSVLCRPAVRSAVTDVVVATTSTIGMRVQPVQKVALDREQGSVPVLGGRVGVKVARSAGRVVNVSVEFEDVAALARELELPVKEVLRAATAAAHRAHPGASATLLDREGE; this is encoded by the coding sequence GTGACCATCGGGTGGCTGGACCTCTCGGCCGGGGCCAGCGGGGACATGCTGCTCGGCGCCCTCGTCGACGCCGGGGTGCCGCTGCCGGTGCTCGCCGGCGCGGTCGCCGCGCTGCCCGTCGAGCCGGTCCGGCTCACCGTCGAGCAGGTCACCCGACACGGCCTCGGGGCCACCCGGGTGCACGTGCACGCGCCGGCCAGCGACGTGCACCGCACCTGGGCCGACGTGCGCGGCATCCTGGCCGCCGCCGCCCTCGACCCCGTCGTCCGGGACGGCGCGCTGGGGGTCTTCGAGCGGCTCGCGGTCGCCGAGGGCCGGGTGCACCGGGTGCCCGCCGACGAGGTGCACTTCCACGAGGTCGGCGCGCTGGACGCCCTGGCCGACGTGGTGGGCGTCGTCGCCGGGTTCGCCCACCTGGCGCTGGACCGGCTCACCGCCTCCCCGGTCGCGCTGGGCAGCGGGTCGGCGCGCGGGGCGCACGGCGTCGTCCCGGTGCCCGGGCCCGCCGTGCTGGAGCTGCTGGCCGGGCTGCCGGTGGTCGCCGGGCCGGTCCCTGCGGAGGCGTGCACGCCGACCGGCGCCGCGCTGCTGGCCGCGCACGTCCAGGAGTGGACGACACTGCCGGCGATGCGGGTCCGGCGGGTCGGCAGCGGCGCGGGTGGCCGGGACCCGGTGGAGCACCCCAACGTCGTCCGGCTGGTGCTCGGTGACCCGGTGGAGGAGCCGCCGGCGGCCGGGCTGCTGCTGGAGACCAACGTCGACGACCTCGACCCGCGGCTGTGGCCGGGCGTGCTCGCCGAGCTGCTGGCCGCCGGCGCGTCGGACGCCTGGCTGACCCCGATCCTGATGAAGAAGGGCCGGCCCGCGCACACCCTGTCGGTGCTGTGCCGGCCCGCCGTGCGGTCCGCCGTCACCGACGTCGTGGTCGCCACGACGTCGACCATCGGGATGCGGGTGCAGCCGGTGCAGAAGGTCGCCCTGGACCGCGAGCAGGGCAGCGTCCCGGTGCTCGGCGGCCGGGTCGGGGTGAAGGTGGCCCGGTCGGCCGGCCGGGTGGTCAACGTCAGCGTCGAGTTCGAGGACGTCGCCGCGCTGGCCCGGGAGCTGGAGCTGCCGGTCAAGGAGGTGCTGCGCGCCGCCACCGCCGCGGCGCACCGGGCCCACCCGGGGGCGTCGGCTACGCTCCTGGACCGAGAAGGGGAGTAG
- a CDS encoding class I SAM-dependent methyltransferase gives MDTTATTTGAEGEAVAHFDEPGAWSRYNATQVGRPPRALARTLLQHAGDGDGRLALDLGFGAGVETALLLDRGWRVLAVDADPAAGDSLRARLPAEQATRLTVRTRAFADLDDLPAVQLVHAAWSLPYAGVHLHRVWDAVLAALTPGGWLACDLFGERDTTSDARDVAVLADAEVERLLARLDVVHREEQEADGTSFDGPQHWHVHSVVGRRRPD, from the coding sequence GTGGACACAACGGCGACGACGACGGGTGCGGAGGGGGAGGCGGTGGCGCACTTCGACGAGCCCGGCGCGTGGAGCCGGTACAACGCCACGCAGGTGGGTCGCCCGCCGCGGGCGCTGGCGCGCACGCTGCTGCAGCACGCGGGCGACGGGGACGGCCGCCTCGCCCTCGACCTGGGCTTCGGTGCGGGCGTGGAGACGGCGCTGCTGCTCGACCGCGGCTGGCGGGTGCTGGCGGTCGACGCCGACCCGGCGGCCGGGGACTCGCTGCGCGCGCGCCTGCCCGCCGAGCAGGCCACCCGGCTCACCGTCCGGACCCGGGCGTTCGCCGACCTCGACGACCTGCCGGCGGTCCAGCTGGTGCACGCCGCCTGGTCACTGCCCTACGCCGGGGTGCACCTCCACCGGGTGTGGGACGCCGTCCTGGCCGCGCTCACCCCGGGCGGCTGGCTGGCCTGCGACCTCTTCGGGGAGCGGGACACGACCTCGGACGCGCGCGACGTCGCGGTCCTCGCCGACGCGGAGGTCGAGCGGCTGCTCGCCCGGCTGGACGTCGTCCACCGCGAGGAGCAGGAGGCGGACGGGACGTCGTTCGACGGCCCGCAGCACTGGCACGTCCACTCCGTCGTGGGCCGGCGCCGCCCGGACTAG
- a CDS encoding diguanylate cyclase domain-containing protein, which translates to MPPGPLHLQVSSALQNWQLDTAEALLAEVDGDLPPTPGADRGGAPLTSLARAWADTLRAELLVRRLRLAGYSLLGEPLVEGGPEQDGPLDLHVGGRDAVPAGSPVRDGRSESATHAALAIALVRSARAAFDAQDDDLQRAAGLARHARIELLSRRVDAAMDEAVEAASLLDPALPVTPLLVHTLGSLAAVLADLELMPLALDYQSRAAEAAASIADRPGDRVGDAERQAATALAAEAATRLAALCTEVGESLLDDGSADAAAPHFAQARVLADRALDQLPAGDPAVLDAQVVRGWALVGGGEHAANTALLRGVVGAAAASADRALLSSAELGLGRALRRSGEPRDADDHLAAALALATEHGLPRLRRAALRELCTLHAELDDAARALPYLQAYLADELDRVDERRTRWVELFGRRKSLLETERAAGQLRRQAYEDALTHLPNRRYAEARLDGLLSSGAVPALAVVDIDRFKAINDAAGHPGGDAVLRAVGQLLVDGCRDTDEVCRWAGDEFVILLPETTAEQAERAMERIRRSIAAHDWSALGVEVPVRISVGIAQAARGDDRRTLFAAADGVLYDAKRAGRDRVVRLSGVTQTREVATLDAEPLDTAAPPTSVPDAAAPAVIMEGMSASPLDDLTDDRATDPADAAGGFAPLLVEPAEAPAQAVVPDAEERPVRPRTPLDELFGGPAPRPAGRRVEPVAPAPPVVTAPAPPAPREPVLATGPDVIWGTGRSTEQVLALVREARREHPDHPAVVVRASADTLVALASEHDAYTTMDHAAMSAAVGPVPEPVGRVGVLCASSGDTPVAAEAAFVARVTGSEVVRVDDVGGSRLRPLLTDPSLLTDVDCLVVVAGLDAALASVVSGLTEVPVVAVPTSAGQGASSFGGFSALLTMLNSAAPGVVVSAIDNGWSAGVFAARIARRTARP; encoded by the coding sequence GTGCCACCGGGACCCCTGCACCTGCAGGTGAGCTCCGCGTTGCAGAACTGGCAGCTGGACACGGCCGAGGCCCTGCTCGCCGAGGTCGACGGCGACCTGCCGCCCACGCCGGGGGCCGACCGCGGCGGCGCCCCGCTCACCTCCCTGGCCCGCGCCTGGGCCGACACGCTGCGCGCCGAGCTGCTGGTCCGCCGGCTCCGGCTGGCCGGCTACTCGCTGCTCGGTGAGCCGCTGGTCGAGGGCGGCCCGGAGCAGGACGGCCCGCTCGACCTGCATGTCGGGGGCCGCGACGCCGTCCCGGCCGGGTCGCCGGTCCGCGACGGCCGCTCGGAGTCCGCCACCCACGCCGCCCTGGCGATCGCCCTGGTCCGCTCCGCCCGGGCCGCGTTCGACGCCCAGGACGACGACCTGCAGCGCGCCGCCGGGCTCGCCCGGCACGCCCGGATCGAGCTGCTCTCCCGCCGCGTCGACGCAGCGATGGACGAGGCGGTCGAGGCCGCCAGCCTGCTCGACCCCGCCCTGCCGGTCACCCCGCTGCTGGTGCACACGCTCGGCTCGCTGGCCGCGGTGCTCGCCGACCTCGAACTGATGCCGCTCGCGCTGGACTACCAGTCCCGCGCCGCCGAGGCCGCCGCGTCGATCGCCGACCGCCCCGGCGACCGGGTCGGCGACGCCGAGCGGCAGGCCGCGACCGCGCTCGCCGCGGAGGCGGCCACCCGGCTCGCCGCCCTCTGCACGGAGGTGGGCGAGAGCCTGCTCGACGACGGCAGCGCGGACGCCGCCGCACCGCACTTCGCCCAGGCGCGGGTCCTGGCCGACCGGGCGCTGGACCAGCTGCCGGCCGGAGACCCGGCGGTGCTCGACGCGCAGGTGGTCCGCGGCTGGGCGCTGGTCGGCGGTGGCGAGCACGCCGCAAACACGGCCCTGCTGCGCGGCGTGGTCGGTGCCGCCGCGGCGTCCGCGGACCGGGCGCTGCTCTCCTCCGCCGAGCTGGGGCTGGGCCGGGCGCTGCGCCGCTCCGGCGAGCCCCGGGACGCCGACGACCACCTGGCCGCGGCGCTGGCGCTGGCCACCGAGCACGGCCTGCCCCGGCTGCGCCGGGCCGCGCTGCGCGAGCTGTGCACGCTGCACGCCGAGCTCGACGACGCCGCCCGGGCACTCCCCTACCTGCAGGCCTACCTGGCCGACGAGCTGGACCGGGTCGACGAGCGGCGGACCCGCTGGGTCGAGCTGTTCGGCCGCCGCAAGAGCCTGCTGGAGACCGAGCGGGCCGCCGGGCAGCTGCGCCGGCAGGCCTACGAGGACGCGCTCACCCACCTGCCCAACCGCCGGTACGCCGAGGCGCGGCTGGACGGGCTGCTCTCCTCCGGCGCGGTGCCCGCGCTGGCCGTCGTCGACATCGACCGGTTCAAGGCGATCAACGACGCTGCCGGGCACCCCGGGGGCGACGCCGTGCTGCGCGCCGTCGGCCAGCTGCTGGTCGACGGCTGCCGGGACACCGACGAGGTCTGCCGCTGGGCCGGCGACGAGTTCGTCATCCTGCTGCCGGAGACCACCGCCGAGCAGGCCGAGCGGGCGATGGAGCGGATCCGGCGCTCGATCGCCGCGCACGACTGGTCGGCGCTGGGTGTGGAGGTGCCGGTGCGGATCAGCGTCGGCATCGCCCAGGCCGCCCGCGGCGACGACCGGCGCACCCTGTTCGCCGCCGCCGACGGCGTGCTCTACGACGCCAAGCGGGCCGGCCGGGACCGGGTGGTCCGGCTCTCCGGCGTCACCCAGACCCGCGAGGTGGCCACGCTGGACGCCGAGCCGCTCGACACGGCGGCCCCGCCGACGAGCGTCCCGGACGCCGCCGCGCCGGCCGTCATCATGGAGGGCATGAGCGCCTCCCCGCTGGACGACCTCACCGACGACCGGGCGACCGACCCGGCCGACGCGGCCGGCGGCTTCGCCCCGCTGCTCGTCGAGCCGGCCGAGGCGCCCGCCCAGGCGGTCGTCCCGGACGCCGAGGAGCGCCCCGTCCGGCCGCGCACGCCGTTGGACGAGCTGTTCGGCGGCCCGGCCCCCCGTCCGGCCGGCCGGCGGGTCGAGCCGGTGGCCCCCGCGCCCCCGGTGGTCACTGCGCCGGCCCCGCCGGCGCCCCGCGAGCCGGTCCTCGCCACCGGCCCGGACGTCATCTGGGGCACCGGCCGCAGCACCGAGCAGGTGCTGGCGCTGGTCCGCGAGGCCCGCCGCGAGCACCCCGACCACCCGGCCGTCGTCGTCCGGGCCAGCGCGGACACCCTGGTGGCCCTGGCCAGCGAGCACGACGCCTACACGACCATGGACCACGCCGCGATGTCCGCCGCCGTCGGGCCGGTGCCCGAGCCGGTCGGCCGGGTCGGCGTGCTGTGCGCCAGCAGCGGCGACACCCCGGTCGCCGCCGAGGCGGCCTTCGTCGCGCGGGTCACCGGCAGCGAGGTGGTCCGGGTGGACGACGTCGGCGGCAGCCGGCTCCGCCCGCTGCTCACCGATCCCTCGCTGCTCACCGATGTCGACTGCCTGGTCGTCGTCGCCGGCCTCGACGCCGCGCTGGCGAGCGTGGTCAGCGGCCTGACCGAGGTGCCGGTGGTCGCCGTCCCGACGTCGGCCGGGCAGGGTGCGAGCTCCTTCGGCGGGTTCAGCGCGCTGCTCACCATGCTCAACTCGGCCGCGCCCGGCGTGGTCGTCAGCGCCATCGACAACGGCTGGTCGGCCGGCGTGTTCGCCGCCCGCATCGCCCGCCGGACCGCGCGCCCCTAG